The Streptomyces sp. 135 sequence AGCTCTCTCATGCGGACGCACTCGGGCCTTCATGTGCTCTGCGGCACCGTGTTCCGGGATTTCGGTGCGCTGGTGACCGGCGGCAACATGCAGCCGGGCGAGGCCCGGATGGACTTCAACCTGCCCGAGGTGCCGCCCGGCTTCAAGCAGAGCCTGGAGGACGCGGTGAACGCGGAGATCGAGGCCGACCGGCAGATCGTGGTCCGGGTCCTGTCCCGGGACGAGGCGCAGGTGATCCCTGATCTGGTCCGCACCCAGTTCGTGGCGCCGCCGGACCTGCCGGAGGTCCGCGTGGTCGACGTGGTCGGCCTGGACGTCCAGGCCGACGGCGGCACCCACGTGGCGTCCACCCGTCAGGTGGGGCACGTGACCGTCACCAAGGTGGAGAGCAAGGGCCGCCAGAACCGTAGGGTGCGGATCCGGCTCGACGCTTGAGGGGGCGGGGGACTCGGGAGCGGCCCGCGCCGGACATGGACGCCGCCCCCGTCCAGCAGGGCTACCGGCGGGAACGTCCGACCGGCAACCCCGGGCGGGGCTCGGCGGCGAGGGAGTCCGCCAGTTCGCGCAGCTTCCGCATGAGCGATGCGGCCTCGTTCCGGTCGGCCCCGATGCACACGGCGCCGAACTTTCCCACCTCGGCGACGGGGCTCATCATGTGCAGCACCACGCCGGTCGCACGCTCGGGGTCGTAACCCAGGGGCGAGCGGGTGACGGCGCGGATGAGTTGGGCCGGCCGCAGGCCTGTGTAGCGCGGGTCCATGATGCTGTCCGATGCCTCGTAGACACGCTCATGTTCCCCGGGCCCGCCGTTGCTCGCGGAGCCGCTGACGACCAGTCGGCCGTCTCGCGTGGCGCGTGTCCCCAGGAGTCCCGTGACCATGCCGAAGGCGTGTTTGGTTCCTGTGGACCTCAGGTTGATCTCACATCCGAGAAGCTGCCAGGAGTCGCCGGTTCGCCTGGCCAGGAAGTCGACCCCGTAGTCGCCCCTTTCCACTCCCCGGTCCCGCAACGCCCGGCCGATGCGCAACCCGTGGTCGATTAGCGTGTGCCGGTACTCGGCGCTCGCCGGGAACCGGCAACCCACGTAACTCTGGCCGTAGTTGGCGAGCACCTGGTCATGCGTG is a genomic window containing:
- a CDS encoding alanyl-tRNA editing protein produces the protein MGISHHGRTHRLDWEDATLREWECTVLWSDPADPEAGVVLDRSAFYPGGGGQPPDHGVLIWQGVQTRVVGTRKGDDLYLLPAPGDPVPPVGARVTGALDDGRRSSLMRTHSGLHVLCGTVFRDFGALVTGGNMQPGEARMDFNLPEVPPGFKQSLEDAVNAEIEADRQIVVRVLSRDEAQVIPDLVRTQFVAPPDLPEVRVVDVVGLDVQADGGTHVASTRQVGHVTVTKVESKGRQNRRVRIRLDA